A single genomic interval of Spirosoma linguale DSM 74 harbors:
- a CDS encoding hypothetical protein (KEGG: hypothetical protein) — MSQPTTPVTAIDQLTQHLSAWLGADVIGRLRQNPDLALPYAQDAASDSHWMQQVLQTILSQSDIEIVVERLNLLTIDEQRPLLQQIEILRWQQLQQQQEAEKNRQQIADIQAGREQAELEAFRLKKELAGAFPTQEFIKLVFRLPDEQAINKLLDEAAQASISNLSEFLLVLVPAWQELREVVDARAEVPADALRQVHAGLSQFLNSLSGHYIPQRRAILDKVAQWASTQFTDYLFVSPEETQQVDPSIHNAHGLGGTVVREGRSFAVIRRQSRTVVIYADIIAD, encoded by the coding sequence ATGAGTCAACCCACTACGCCCGTAACCGCAATTGACCAACTCACTCAACACCTATCTGCCTGGTTGGGAGCCGACGTTATAGGCCGGTTACGACAGAATCCGGATCTGGCCCTGCCGTATGCGCAGGATGCTGCCTCCGATAGCCATTGGATGCAGCAGGTTCTGCAAACCATTTTATCCCAGAGCGACATCGAAATTGTGGTCGAACGACTGAATTTGCTAACCATCGACGAACAGCGGCCACTACTCCAGCAGATTGAAATTTTGCGTTGGCAACAACTTCAGCAACAGCAGGAAGCCGAAAAAAATCGACAACAAATAGCGGATATACAAGCAGGACGCGAACAGGCCGAACTGGAGGCATTCCGACTAAAAAAGGAGCTGGCGGGCGCATTTCCTACGCAGGAGTTCATTAAACTGGTTTTTCGGTTGCCTGATGAGCAGGCTATCAATAAGTTGCTGGATGAAGCGGCTCAAGCTTCAATCAGCAATTTGAGTGAGTTTCTGCTGGTTCTTGTACCCGCCTGGCAGGAACTCCGCGAGGTAGTCGACGCCCGGGCTGAAGTACCTGCCGATGCATTGCGGCAGGTACATGCGGGCTTAAGCCAATTTCTAAACAGCTTATCCGGACACTATATTCCTCAACGACGAGCCATACTAGACAAGGTGGCCCAGTGGGCTTCTACTCAATTTACCGACTACCTTTTTGTTTCGCCCGAAGAGACGCAGCAGGTTGATCCCAGCATTCATAACGCACACGGACTGGGTGGAACGGTAGTTCGGGAAGGGCGTTCATTTGCCGTTATCAGGCGCCAGTCACGCACAGTTGTGATATACGCTGATATAATTGCCGATTAA